In Spirosoma pollinicola, the genomic window TTCCAGAGTGGCCAAATGGATCAGACTGTAAATCTGCTGGTGTACGCCTTCGGAGGTTCGAATCCTCCACTCCCCACTCTTTAGTAATTAGTTAATGGTGATTTACTGTATCAGTCAGTACCCACTGTTAGTTAATCATTAAGTAAGCGGAAGTAGCTCAATTGGTAGAGCGATAGCCTTCCAAGCTATAGGTTGCGGGTTCGAGACCCGTCTTCCGCTCTGTTAATTACATTGTTAAAAACAAGCCGTTATAGCTCAGCGGTAGAGCACTTCCTTGGTAAGGAAGAGGTCCGGGGTTCAAGTCCCCGTAACGGCTCAGGACTTCTTAATGGAGTCTTTTTGACGGGGCCGCCCGTGCGGTATTAAGCCCAAACGGCATCAGTCCTCAAACGAGGGTGATCTCGCTGGGTTTAATTTATTTTCAGCGAGTTCATTCAATAACAAAAACAGTTCACAATAGCGTTTTAAAAACATGGCAAAAGAGAATTTTGACCGCTCGAAACCGCACGTAAACATCGGTACGATTGGTCACGTTGACCACGGTAAAACGACGCTGACGGCTGCCATTACGAAAGTGCTGGCCGGAAAGGGTCTGGCCGCAATTCGGGACTTCTCCTCGATTGACAACGCTCCGGAAGAAAAAGAGCGCGGTATCACCATCAATACATCGCACGTTGAATATTCAACGGCAAAGCGTCACTACGCGCACGTCGATTGCCCAGGCCACGCTGACTATGTGAAGAACATGGTTACGGGTGCTGCTCAGATGGACGGAGCTATCCTTGTGGTAGCTGCAACAGACGGACCAATGCCACAAACGCGTGAGCACATCCTGCTTGCTCGTCAGGTAGGTGTTCCTCAACTTGTTGTGTTTATGAATAAAGTGGACATGGTTGATGATCCGGAACTTCTTGAACTCGTTGAAATGGAAATTCGCGAGTTGTTGAGTTTCTACAACTTCGACGGTGACAATATTCCAGTTATTCAAGGTTCGGCTCTTGGTGGCCTGAACGGCGATGAAAAATGGGTTGCTACCATTGAAGAGTTGATGGACAGTGTTGATAGTTTTATCCCACTGCCTCCTCGTATGACAGAACTTCCATTCCTTATGCCCGTAGAGGACGTATTCTCGATCACAGGTCGTGGTACAGTTGCTACCGGTCGTATTGAACGGGGTATCATCAACTCGGGCGAACAAGTTGAGATCCTGGGTATGGGTGCTGAAAACCTTAAATCGGTTGTAACAGGTGTTGAAATGTTCCGGAAAATTCTGGACCGTGGCGAAGCTGGTGACAACGTAGGTCTTCTGCTACGTGGTATTGAAAAAACCGATATCCGTCGTGGTATGGTTATTTGCAAGCCAGGTTCAGTAACTCCTCACGCTAAATTTAAGGCTGAGATCTATGTACTGTCGAAAGAAGAAGGTGGTCGTCACACACCATTCTTTAACAAGTACCGTCCACAGTTTTACTTCCGTACCACAGACGTAACGGGTGAAATTACTTTGCCAGCCAACGTTGAGATGGTAATGCCAGGTGATAACATTACGATTGAAGTAAGTCTGATCAATAAAATTGCTATGGAAAAAGGTCTTCGTTTCGCTATTCGCGAAGGTGGCCGTACCGTAGGAGCTGGTCAGGTAACGGAAATTATCGACTAAGGTAAATATCTCAAAACAAGTGCATTTCTTAACAGAGATGCACTTGTTTTGCTAATAATAGTTCGTACTTTTGCAGTCCGTTTCGGGGCACGTCGATTCGGTCATTTTTGCAAAAAAATTAAACGGGTGTAGTTCAAGGGTAGAATAGCGGTCTCCAAAACCGTTGATGGGAGTTCGAATCTCTCCACCCGTGCAAATCCCTTACTTTAACATGGACAAGTTTATCTCGTTTCTGAAAGCCTCCTGGGAGGAAGTTCAGCACAACGTGACTTGGCCCAAATTCAGCGATCTGCAATCCAGTTCAACGCTGGTACTGGTAGCATCGCTGATTTTTGCGCTACTAGTCGGTCTAATAGATTTAGTATTTGAGAATGGCCTGAATATGTTTTATCAGTCATTCTAAATTGATTTATGAGGGACAATCAAGGCGTGTAGTTAACACATTACTGGATTCGTAACTCATAATTCTTAACGGGGCCGCCCGCGCGGTCGTAACGACAAGATGAACGGCATACAGTGGTACGTCATACGGGCAGTGTCGGGGCAGGAAAAGAAGATCAAATCCTACCTTGATAACGAAATTATCCGGCAAAAGTTGGACGAAGTAATTCCGGAAGTCCTTATTCCGGCAGAGAAAGTGTATGAAATGCGCAACGGTAAGAAGCGTGTTCGGGAAAAATCATTCTTTCCCGGTTACATTTTGATTTCGGCTGATCTGGGGAACAATCGGGCACTCGATATGATTCTAAATATGCCGGGCGTACTTGGTTTTTTGGGTAACGCGCAGGTAGGAACTACCTCAAAAGTACCCGTTGCATTGCGTCAGGCAGAAGTCAATCGTATTTTAGGTAAAGTGCACGAAGAAGCGCAGGAAGTTGCTGCACCAACGGTTGCTTACATTAAAGGCGAATCAGTAAAAGTAGTCGATGGTCCATTTGGTGGTTTCATCGGTACAGTAGAAGAAGTATTTGACGACCGGAAGAAAGTGAACGTCGTTGTAAAAATATTTGGCCGGAATACTCCGGTAGAACTCAGTTACGCGCAAGTAGAAAAGGAACTTTGATTTTAATCAAATTCCGTGATCGGACGTCCTATGCTTCCCTCAGAGGATAAACGATCAAAACAAGTTGGTTTGCCGTGAAGAAACCTGGATCGGTTATGTGACTAACTCCCGGGCAACGTAAATAGCAGATCGTAACTCAATTATCACAATGGCAAAAGAAGTAGGTGGCTACGTAAAGCTGCAAGTCAAAGGCGGGCAAGCCAACCCCTCTCCTCCGATCGGTCCGGCTCTGGGTTCCAAAGGTTTGAATATCATGGAATTCTGCAAGCAGTTCAATGGCCGGACGCAGGATAAAATGGGTACGGTGCTTCCGGTTCTGATTACATATTATAAGGATAAGTCCTTTGATTTCGTCATCAAAACTCCGCCCGCACCGATTCTGCTGTTGGAAGCAGCTAAGCTGAAAGGCGGCTCTGCTCAACCAAACCGCAACAAAGTAGGCTCTGTATCATGGGAGCAAATTCGGACCATCGCGGAAACAAAGATGCCCGATTTGAACGCCTTTACGGTGGAGTCAGCAATGAAGCAGGTGGCCGGTACGGCCCGCAGCATGGGAATCACGGTGACGGGCACAGAGCCCTTCGAGAACTAATAGACTTGCCGAAGCAAACACAGACATGGCTAAGTTAACGAAAAAACAAAAGGAAGCTCAATCGAAGTACGATGCTGCCAAAGAATATTCGCTCCAAC contains:
- the tuf gene encoding elongation factor Tu, with the protein product MAKENFDRSKPHVNIGTIGHVDHGKTTLTAAITKVLAGKGLAAIRDFSSIDNAPEEKERGITINTSHVEYSTAKRHYAHVDCPGHADYVKNMVTGAAQMDGAILVVAATDGPMPQTREHILLARQVGVPQLVVFMNKVDMVDDPELLELVEMEIRELLSFYNFDGDNIPVIQGSALGGLNGDEKWVATIEELMDSVDSFIPLPPRMTELPFLMPVEDVFSITGRGTVATGRIERGIINSGEQVEILGMGAENLKSVVTGVEMFRKILDRGEAGDNVGLLLRGIEKTDIRRGMVICKPGSVTPHAKFKAEIYVLSKEEGGRHTPFFNKYRPQFYFRTTDVTGEITLPANVEMVMPGDNITIEVSLINKIAMEKGLRFAIREGGRTVGAGQVTEIID
- the secE gene encoding preprotein translocase subunit SecE, which codes for MDKFISFLKASWEEVQHNVTWPKFSDLQSSSTLVLVASLIFALLVGLIDLVFENGLNMFYQSF
- the nusG gene encoding transcription termination/antitermination protein NusG, translated to MNGIQWYVIRAVSGQEKKIKSYLDNEIIRQKLDEVIPEVLIPAEKVYEMRNGKKRVREKSFFPGYILISADLGNNRALDMILNMPGVLGFLGNAQVGTTSKVPVALRQAEVNRILGKVHEEAQEVAAPTVAYIKGESVKVVDGPFGGFIGTVEEVFDDRKKVNVVVKIFGRNTPVELSYAQVEKEL
- the rplK gene encoding 50S ribosomal protein L11: MAKEVGGYVKLQVKGGQANPSPPIGPALGSKGLNIMEFCKQFNGRTQDKMGTVLPVLITYYKDKSFDFVIKTPPAPILLLEAAKLKGGSAQPNRNKVGSVSWEQIRTIAETKMPDLNAFTVESAMKQVAGTARSMGITVTGTEPFEN